In Tribolium castaneum strain GA2 chromosome 4, icTriCast1.1, whole genome shotgun sequence, one DNA window encodes the following:
- the LOC103315106 gene encoding uncharacterized protein LOC103315106 encodes MKIAFLLAYAILTSKRVRSAAVQAPLDTISSEEITDADRKTLEFLNQYFPLRPKREETTDSDPKPLELLNQYFPPSTKKADITDSDPKPLELLNQYFPPSTKKADITDSDPKTLEFLNQYFPQSVKRSDITESDKKAIEFLNHYLAPRPKRSGEEALHHLKASISHGIKSKLGLIAKSSASASAHFSKSSSSGHDHHHHHYHHHDEHPEFYDHHHKHFDFWSLKKSILNTLLQAVKAIKGGVIAIKGQLIKGSGYLISAKGKLISAKGEAITTLGKNIATSAILSPTHGHSDDYGHGHYHHEEYGSPSAPGPEYEVPEHHYHHHSPHHEDKPDADHAGILILKKIPKHEHEHEHDHLPVEHKIPDFKPIGHSGPGLGEIIGKFFSASTSLKPGEPAPFGDHYDHDHHHEHYHSDHDHDHDHHHDHDEHYDHSSHSSHSEYHQETHPSSHDDDHDFKHSDADHHNIHDNPSSHYGSPFEEAPAYLNIEEYASESKKQAQTVTQAPTAEPQKIQNAQQPQTPIKYDEIRPLPTAFANTDPQSIKYDEIRPLSAFSNTGIDTSYLQNNDNRPNLFVGSYSNKPNTAFPPYAQQLQSVRPTALALDTASFGGFPNTGVSPTSGSDIKYLAPPGVGPQVFPSGVNTQRYPQSVKYQGLLDSFPSPSHKTPLKRPTRSKHHHGRKRPVLPSPEFMKALMYKVGHDGPKRL; translated from the exons ATAGCATTTCTCCTGGCCTATGCAATTCTTACATCGAAAAGGGTCAGAAGTGCCGCAGTTCAAGCCCCCTTAGACACAATTTCCTCGGAAGAAATCACAGACGCGGACCGAAAaactttagaatttttaaaccaaTATTTTCCTCTCAGGCCTAAGCGAGAAGAGACCACAGACTCGGACCCAAAACCTTTAGAATTGTTAAACCAGTATTTTCCTCCCAGCACCAAGAAAGCAGATATCACAGACTCTGACCCGAAACCTTTAGAACTGTTAAACCAGTATTTTCCTCCAAGTACCAAGAAAGCAGATATCACAGACTCAGACCCAAAAACTTTAGAATTCCTAAATCAGTATTTTCCTCAAAGTGTTAAGAGATCAGATATCACGGAGTCGGACAAAAAAGCTATAGAAttcttaaatcattatttGGCCCCAAGGCCCAAAAGGTCAGGTGAAGAGGCCTTGCACCATTTAAAAGCCTCTATAAGTCATGGCATTAAATCGAAGTTGGGACTAATAGCCAAGAGTTCAGCTTCAGCAAGCGCCCATTTTAGTAAAAGTAGCAGCAGCGGCCATGACCATCACCATCATCATTATCACCATCACGATGAACATCCGGAA TTCTATGACCATCATCACAAGCACTTCGACTTCTGGTCTTTGAAGAAATCCATCTTGAACACTCTCCTCCAAGCGGTTAAAGCCATAAAAGGCGGTGTGATAGCCATAAAAGGGCAACTGATAAAGGGCAGCGGTTACCTCATTTCAGCGAAGGGCAAGCTAATAAGTGCCAAAGGGGAAGCTATAACAACTTTAGGCAAGAACATTGCCACCTCAGCCATTCTAAGCCCAACCCATGGTCATTCAGACG aCTACGGTCACGGCCACTACCACCACGAAGAATATGGATCACCGTCGGCTCCGGGGCCTGAATACGAGGTGCCAGAACACCACTATCATCATCATTCGCCACATCATGAAG ACAAACCGGACGCCGACCACGCTGGTATCTTAATCCTGAAGAAGATCCCCAAGCACGAACACGAACACGAACACGATCATCTACCCGTCGAACACAAAATTCCCGACTTCAAACCGATCGGCCACTCAGGACCCGGTCTTGGAGAAATCATCGGAAAATTCTTCTCCGCATCCACCTCCCTAAAACCAGGAGAACCCGCTCCTTTCGGTGATCACTACGATCATGATCATCACCACGAACATTATCATTCCGATCACGATCACGATCACGATCACCACCATGACCACGACGAGCATTACGATCACTCTAGTCACTCATCCCACTCAGAGTACCACCAGGAAACTCACCCCTCTAGTCACGACGATGATCACGATTTTAAGCACTCTGACGCTGATCATCACAATATTCATGATAACCCTTCCAGTCATTACGGGAGCCCCTTCGAAGAAGCTCCCGCTTACTTAAACATTGAGGAGTATGCTTCCGAGTCTAAGAAACAAGCACAGACTGTCACTCAAGCCCCAACTGCCGAAccgcaaaaaatacaaaacgcCCAACAACCACAAACTCCTATTAAATATGACGAGATTAGACCGCTACCAACTGCCTTTGCCAATACTGACCCCCAGAGTATCAAATACGACGAAATCAGGCCTTTATCCGCTTTTTCCAACACAGGGATTGACACTTCTTACCTCCAAAACAACGACAATCGCCCAAATTTATTCGTTGGCTCTTATTCAAATAAACCGAATACGGCTTTTCCACCATACGCCCAACAGTTGCAGTCAGTCAGACCAACTGCTCTAGCTCTTGACACTGCCTCATTTGGTGGTTTTCCTAACACGGGTGTTTCCCCAACCAGTGGTTCCGATATCAAATATTTAGCACCTCCGGGTGTTGGACCACAAGTGTTTCCCAGTGGTGTGAACACACAAAGATACCCACAAAGTGTTAAGTACCAAGGTTTGCTCGATAGTTTCCCTTCGCCGTCTCATAAAACCCCTTTAAAACGGCCCACACGTAGCAAGCACCACCATGGCCGTAAAAGACCTGTACTACCCTCTCCCGAGTTCATGAAAGCACTTATGTACAAAGTGGGGCATGACGGACCAAAGAGATTATAG